From Pongo pygmaeus isolate AG05252 chromosome 1, NHGRI_mPonPyg2-v2.0_pri, whole genome shotgun sequence, one genomic window encodes:
- the LOC129033084 gene encoding olfactory receptor 2T4-like, with the protein MANITWMVSHTGWSDFILMGLFRQSKHPALLCVVIFVVFLMALSGNAALILLIHCDTHLHTPMYFFISQLSLMDMVYISVTVPKMILDQVMGVNKISAPECGMQMFLYLTLVGSEFFLLAAMAYDHYMAICHPLHYPVLMNHRVCLFLASGCWFLGSVDGFTFTAITMTLPFCRSQEIHHFFCEVPAILKLSCSDTSLYEIFMYLCCVLMLLIPVVIITSSYLLILLTIHRMNSAEGRKKAFATCSSHLTVVILFYGAAVYTYMLPSSYHTPEKDMMVSVFYTILTPVLNPLIYSRRNKDVMGALTKMLTV; encoded by the coding sequence ATGGCCAACATCACCTGGATGGTCAGCCACACTGGATGGTCAGATTTCATCCTCATGGGACTCTTCAGACAATCCAAACATCCAGCTCTACTTTGTGTGGtcatttttgtggttttcctGATGGCATTGTCTGGAAATGCTGCCCTGATCCTTCTGATACACTGTGACacccacctccacacccccatgtactttTTCATCAGTCAATTGTCTCTCATGGACATGGTGTACATTTCTGTCACTGTGCCCAAGATGATCCTGGACCAGGTCATGGGTGTGAATAAGATCTCAGCCCCTGAGTGTGGGATGCAGATGTTCCTCTATCTGACACTAGTAGGTTCAGAATTTTTCCTTCTAGCTGCCATGGCCTATGACCACTACATGGCCATCTGCCATCCTCTCCATTACCCTGTCCTCATGAACCACAGGGTATGTCTCTTCCTGGCATCAGGCTGCTGGTTCCTGGGCTCAGTGGATGGCTTCACATTCACTGCCATCACCATGACCTTGCCCTTCTGCAGATCTCAGGAGATTCATCATTTCTTCTGTGAAGTTCCTGCTATATTGAAACTCTCCTGCTCAGACACCTCACTCTATGAGATTTTCATGTACTTGTGCTGTGTCCTCATGCTCCTCATCCCTGTGGTGATCATTACAAGCTCCTATTTACTCATCCTCCTCACCATCCACAGGATGAACTCAGCAGAGGGCCGGAAAAAGGCCTTTGCCACCTGCTCCTCCCACCTGACGGTGGTCATCCTATTCTATGGGGCTGCCGTCTACACCTACATGCTCCCCAGCTCCTACCACACCCCTGAGAAGGACATGATGGTATCTGTCTTCTATACCATCCTCACTCCGGTGCTGAACCCTTTAATCTATAGTCGTAGGAATAAGGATGTCATGGGGGCTCTGACAAAAATGTTAACTGTGTGA